The following coding sequences are from one Triticum aestivum cultivar Chinese Spring chromosome 5A, IWGSC CS RefSeq v2.1, whole genome shotgun sequence window:
- the LOC123107024 gene encoding U-box domain-containing protein 33 gives MADAGGAGRSGEEEDGEEERGGGAAAAEVQVYCAVGKEAGKEWRANLRWVLANFPRSRHRLVLAHVHRPPHRINMMGAWVPVSQLAEHEVAAYSKLEEERATNALDVLIDICASQRVHARKVIVSGDDAARGLVQLVDDHGVAELVMGAAADRGYTRKLRAPKSKKAVTVQRKANPSCRIWFVCKGNLICTREVSEGLNIGEPSTASTSPRSVASDYSRSKSSPPRLTLHGDGDGELLGMHHDSPDPMMAASLPRTPSRDDSDNAMDFGHEGAAEGASSAVVQSLQDVEEDPPTPSHDGSEEAGDMEDALYEKLKDAIMEAGSLRHEAYEETRRRQKADRDLADASMMTRDAESSYHGEARRRKEMEESLARERAAMEQETRELDAILAKIREVDDRSAEFELQITDSGRVMSELDVRMSESCSVLDALRRERRGEGPAADEESMPAVDDGDQSVSFLRLGLSELEEATDRFDESAVIGGARAGSRGRVYRGSLRGMSVAVKMICPDVAVDEPRFGRAVDAIARARHPNIVALVGACPGARAVVHELVPGGSLEDRLGGEAPPLPWHARCGIAYRTCSALAYLHSTATVHGDVRPLNILLEDGRCSSSKLAGLGMTGLLVPPHLPSGVALAYVEPRYLVTGDLTPQCDVHALGVVLLRLVTGMPAFAAKKAAQKAADGSTPWHEVVDASAGGWPMERATEVALLGLKCCDAVETGGPRRPAELLDEALSVLEAATDATPGRTWSSLSASTAFHSGGAPSYFLCPILKEVMRDPQIAGDGFTYEAEAMKEWLGSGHDTSPMTNLKLPTDELMPNHALRAAIQEWRHTRPSTFHRYQ, from the exons ATGGCGGATGCAGGCGGCGCTGGTCgcagcggcgaggaagaagacggGGAGGAGGAGCGCGGAGGGGGAGCGGCCGCGGCGGAGGTGCAAGTGTACTGCGCGGTGGGGAAGGAGGCCGGGAAGGAATGGAGGGCGAACCTGCGGTGGGTGCTGGCCAACTTCCCCCGGAGCCGCCACCGCCTCGTCCTCGCCCACGTCCACCGCCCGCCGCACCGCATCAACATGA TGGGGGCGTGGGTCCCAGTGAGCCAACTTGCGGAGCACGAGGTGGCCGCGTACAGCAagctggaggaggagagggccaccAACGCCCTCGACGTCCTCATCGACATCTGCGCAAGTCAACGG GTCCACGCGCGCAAGGTCATCGTGTCCGGGGACGACGCCGCGAGGGGCCTGGTCCAGCTCGTCGACGACCATGGCGTTGCCGAGCTCGTCATGGGCGCCGCCGCTGACCGGGGATACACCAG GAAGTTGCGGGCGCCGAAGTCTAAGAAGGCAGTGacagtgcagcggaaggccaaccccTCCTGCAGGATCTGGTTCGTCTGCAAAGGAAACCTCATCTGCACTAG GGAGGTCAGCGAGGGGCTGAACATAGGAGAGCCATCCACGGCTAGCACCAGTCCCAGATCGGTCGCTTCCGACTACTCGAGATCCAAGTCGTCGCCGCCACGCCTGACGCtccacggcgacggtgacggcgagctGTTGGGTATGCACCACGACTCGCCCGATCCGATGATGGCGGCGTCGCTCCCACGGACTCCGAGCAGGGACGACAGCGACAATGCCATGGATTTCGGACATGAGGGAGCTGCTGAAGGTGCGTCGTCGGCTGTCGTGCAGTCACTGCAAGATGTGGAAGAAGACCCGCCGACGCCTTCGCACGATGGTTCG GAGGAGGCTGGTGACATGGAAGATGCTTTGTACGAGAAGCTCAAAGACGCGATTATGGAGGCCGGGAGCCTCAGGCACGAGGCGTACGAAGAGACTCGACGGCGGCAGAAGGCCGACCGGGATCTGGCCGATGCGTCCATGATG ACGAGGGACGCGGAGAGCTCCTACCATGGCGAGGCGAGACGCCGGAAGGAGATGGAGGAGAGTCTGGCGAGGGAGCGCGCGGCCATGGAGCAGGAAACGCGGGAGCTCGACGCCATTCTCGCGAAGATACGGGAGGTTGATGACCGGAGCGCCGAGTTCGAGCTCCAGATCACCGACTCAGGGCGAGTGATGAGCGAGCTCGATGTCAGGATGTCGGAGTCGTGCTCCGTACTCGACGCGCTCAGGCGGGAGCGCCGAGGAGAAGGGCCTGCGGCTGACGAAGAATCCATGCCTGCGGTGGACGATGGTGATCAAAGTGTGAGTTTCTTGCGGCTTGGTTTGTCGGAGCTGGAGGAGGCGACCGATCGTTTCGACGAGTCTGCCGTGATAGGAGGCGCCCGTgccggcagccgcggccgcgtgtACAGAGGGAGCCTCCGCGGCATGAGCGTCGCCGTCAAGATGATCTGCCCCGACGTCGCCGTCGACGAGCCGCGGTTCGGTCGTGCAGTGGACGCCATCGCTAGGGCGAGGCACCCAAACATCGTCGCGCTCGTCGGCGCGTGCCCGGGGGCGCGCGCCGTGGTGCACGAGCTCGTGCCGGGCGGGAGCTTGGAGGACCGTCTTGGAGGAGAGGCGCCGCCACTGCCGTGGCACGCACGGTGCGGCATCGCGTACCGAACCTGCTCCGCCCTGGCCTACCTCCACTCGACGGCAACAGTGCATGGCGACGTCCGGCCACTGAATATACTCCTGGAGGACGGGCGGTGCTCCTCCAGCAAGCTCGCCGGCCTCGGCATGACTGGTCTGTTGGTGCCTCCACACCTCCCCAGCGGCGTGGCGCTGGCGTACGTGGAGCCGCGGTACCTGGTGACGGGGGACCTGACCCCGCAGTGCGACGTGCATGCGCTGGGCGTGGTCCTCCTCCGCCTGGTCACGGGCATGCCGGCGTTCGCGGCGAAGAAGGCGGCGCAGAAGGCCGCCGACGGGAGCACGCCCTGGCACGAGGTGGTGGACGCGAGTGCCGGAGGGTGGCCGATGGAGCGCGCCACGGAGGTCGCGCTCCTCGGGCTGAAATGCTGCGACGCGGTCGAAACCGGAGGACCACGCCGCCCGGCCGAGCTTCTGGATGAGGCGCTGAGCGTGCTGGAGGCCGCGACGGACGCCACGCCTGGGAGGACGTGGTCGTCGCTCTCGGCGTCGACGGCGTTCCACAGCGGCGGCGCTCCGTCCTACTTCCTCTGCCCGATACTCAAG GAGGTGATGAGGGATCCGCAGATCGCCGGCGACGGGTTCACCTACGAGGCGGAGGCGATGAAGGAGTGGCTCGGGAGCGGACACGACACGTCGCCGATGACCAACCTCAAGCTTCCCACCGACGAGCTCATGCCCAACCACGCACTCCGCGCCGCCATACAAGAGTGGCGACACACGAGGCCTAGCACCTTCCATCGGTACCAATGA